From Cellulomonas dongxiuzhuiae, the proteins below share one genomic window:
- a CDS encoding bifunctional [glutamine synthetase] adenylyltransferase/[glutamine synthetase]-adenylyl-L-tyrosine phosphorylase, with amino-acid sequence MSTSTGRGSSLATRLTRVGVADVPRAERLLADAALTAVDPDVVDHVVGDLADVGDPDAALLAIAKVAGAVRRDPALSSLLHDVLADAGPARRRLLAVTGASVAIGNTLAAHPATLRVVADSTPGTGVPAADVRAELLRAVDADPDADVPVAGLAGVPGVDAMRRAYRSRLLRIAATDLTCGDPLSRLPGVGAALADLAAAALEASLALARADLDDHGRGVRLAVIGMGKAGGRELNYVSDVDVIYVAEPVDGTPEDEAMVTGARLAAGLARACSAPAGEPALWPVDAALRPEGKDGPLVRTLASHRAYYERWARTWEFQALLKARPLAGDPDLGRAYVETVNPLVWSAVQRENFVEDSQAMRRRVEAHVPRAEADRQLKLGVGGLRDVEFTVQLLQLVHGRADETIRSPSTLTALAALAAGGYVGREHAAQLAVCYRWMRMMEHRIQLHRLQRTHLVPTSDTDLRRLARTMGLRVEGPEGLLERWRTTRRDVRRLHEELFYRPLLPATARLSTAEASLAPEAARARLAAIGYRDPAGAVRHIAALADGVSRRAAIQRQLLPVMLGWFADGADPDGGLLAFRRLSDQLGTTHWYLKLLRDSGTAAQRLAQVLSTSRYAADALRRSPESVTWLDDDAELAPRSAERLEAEADAVLRRAAEPVPAVTALRALRRRELARTAVADVLGVTTGVRASQSLTVTADAVLAGTLRVAESDARTAAGLDASPTRLLVVAMGRLGGREMAYSSDADVMFVHDPVPGADGKVAQDFAVAVATRVRQLLGSVGPEPTLSVDADLRPEGRNGPLARSFDAHVEYYQRWSSPWESQALLRARPVAGDQELGERFVALVDPLRYPAGGLDAATEREIRRIKARVEAERLPRGVDPSRHLKLGRGGISDVEWTAQLLQLQHAHAVPGLRTTSTLDALDAARDAGLLEAADAAVLREAWLLASRVRDANVLWTGRAEGAHADVLPHDRTALAGVARVLGHPPGSGAMLEETYLRTARRARAVVERVFYG; translated from the coding sequence GTGTCCACGTCCACGGGCCGTGGGTCCTCGCTCGCGACCCGCCTGACGCGCGTGGGCGTGGCCGACGTGCCGCGTGCCGAGCGTCTGCTGGCGGACGCGGCGCTGACGGCGGTCGACCCCGACGTCGTGGACCACGTCGTCGGCGACCTGGCCGACGTGGGTGACCCCGACGCCGCGCTGCTGGCGATCGCGAAGGTCGCGGGTGCCGTGCGCCGGGACCCCGCGCTGTCGAGTCTCCTCCACGACGTGCTGGCCGACGCCGGCCCCGCACGTCGGCGGCTGCTGGCCGTCACCGGTGCGTCCGTCGCCATCGGCAACACCCTGGCGGCTCACCCGGCCACCCTGCGGGTGGTCGCGGACAGCACCCCGGGGACGGGCGTGCCCGCCGCGGACGTGCGCGCCGAGCTGCTGCGGGCCGTGGACGCGGACCCCGACGCGGACGTCCCCGTGGCGGGCCTCGCGGGAGTCCCGGGCGTGGACGCGATGCGCCGCGCCTACCGCTCGCGCCTGCTGCGCATCGCCGCGACCGACCTGACCTGCGGCGACCCGCTCAGCCGGCTCCCCGGTGTCGGTGCGGCGCTCGCCGACCTCGCGGCGGCGGCGCTCGAGGCGTCGCTCGCGCTGGCACGAGCCGACCTCGACGACCACGGGCGCGGCGTGCGCCTCGCAGTCATCGGGATGGGCAAGGCGGGCGGGCGCGAGCTCAACTACGTGTCGGACGTCGACGTGATCTACGTCGCCGAGCCCGTGGACGGCACGCCCGAGGACGAGGCGATGGTCACGGGGGCCCGCCTGGCGGCCGGTCTCGCGCGCGCGTGCTCGGCGCCCGCGGGGGAGCCCGCGCTGTGGCCCGTCGACGCGGCGCTGCGCCCCGAGGGCAAGGACGGCCCGCTCGTGCGGACGCTGGCCAGCCACCGCGCCTACTACGAGCGGTGGGCCAGGACGTGGGAGTTCCAGGCGCTGCTCAAGGCGCGCCCGCTCGCGGGGGACCCGGACCTCGGGCGCGCCTACGTCGAGACCGTCAACCCGCTGGTGTGGTCCGCGGTCCAGCGCGAGAACTTCGTCGAGGACTCGCAGGCCATGCGCCGCCGCGTCGAGGCGCACGTGCCGCGCGCCGAGGCGGACCGCCAGCTCAAGCTCGGGGTCGGGGGGCTGCGCGACGTCGAGTTCACCGTGCAGCTCCTGCAGCTCGTGCACGGACGGGCCGACGAGACGATCCGCAGCCCCAGCACGCTCACGGCGCTCGCGGCGCTCGCCGCCGGCGGGTACGTGGGACGCGAGCACGCCGCGCAGCTCGCGGTCTGCTACCGCTGGATGCGGATGATGGAGCACCGCATCCAGCTCCACCGCCTGCAGCGCACCCACCTGGTGCCCACCTCCGACACCGACCTGCGGCGCCTGGCCCGCACGATGGGGCTGCGCGTGGAGGGCCCCGAGGGGCTCCTGGAGCGCTGGCGCACCACCCGCCGCGACGTGCGCAGGCTGCACGAGGAGCTGTTCTACCGCCCGCTGCTGCCCGCCACGGCGCGGCTGTCCACGGCGGAGGCGAGCCTCGCCCCGGAGGCGGCACGCGCGCGCCTCGCCGCGATCGGCTACCGCGACCCCGCCGGCGCCGTGCGGCACATCGCGGCACTCGCCGACGGCGTCTCGCGCCGCGCCGCGATCCAGCGGCAGCTGCTGCCCGTGATGCTGGGGTGGTTCGCCGACGGCGCCGACCCCGACGGCGGGCTCCTGGCGTTCCGGCGGCTGTCCGACCAGCTCGGCACGACGCACTGGTACCTCAAGCTGCTGCGCGACTCCGGCACCGCGGCGCAACGGCTCGCGCAGGTGCTCTCGACGTCGCGGTACGCCGCCGACGCCCTGCGCAGGTCACCGGAGTCCGTCACGTGGCTCGACGACGACGCCGAGCTCGCCCCCCGGTCGGCCGAGCGGCTGGAGGCGGAGGCGGACGCGGTCCTGCGTCGCGCGGCCGAGCCGGTGCCCGCGGTCACGGCGCTGCGCGCGCTGCGCCGGCGCGAGCTCGCGCGCACGGCCGTCGCGGACGTGCTCGGCGTGACGACCGGCGTGCGGGCGTCGCAGAGCCTGACGGTCACCGCCGACGCCGTGCTCGCCGGCACGCTGCGGGTCGCGGAGTCCGACGCCCGCACCGCCGCGGGGCTGGACGCGAGCCCGACCCGGCTCCTCGTCGTGGCGATGGGCCGGTTGGGCGGGCGTGAGATGGCGTACTCGTCGGACGCCGACGTGATGTTCGTGCACGACCCCGTGCCCGGAGCCGACGGCAAGGTGGCGCAGGACTTCGCGGTGGCCGTGGCCACGCGGGTGCGTCAGCTGCTGGGCAGCGTCGGGCCCGAGCCGACCCTGAGCGTGGACGCCGACCTGCGTCCCGAGGGGCGCAACGGCCCGCTGGCCCGGTCGTTCGACGCGCACGTCGAGTACTACCAGCGGTGGTCGTCCCCGTGGGAGAGCCAGGCGCTGCTGCGCGCGCGGCCGGTCGCCGGGGACCAGGAGCTGGGGGAGCGGTTCGTCGCGCTCGTCGACCCGCTGCGGTACCCCGCCGGTGGTCTCGACGCCGCGACGGAGCGCGAGATCCGGCGCATCAAGGCACGGGTCGAGGCCGAGCGGCTGCCGCGCGGTGTCGACCCCTCGCGGCACCTCAAGCTCGGTCGCGGCGGGATCAGCGACGTCGAGTGGACAGCCCAGCTGCTGCAGCTGCAGCACGCGCACGCCGTGCCCGGCCTGCGGACGACCTCGACGCTCGACGCACTCGACGCGGCGCGGGACGCCGGGCTGCTCGAGGCGGCCGACGCGGCCGTCCTGCGCGAGGCGTGGCTGCTCGCGTCCCGGGTGCGCGACGCGAACGTCCTGTGGACAGGACGCGCGGAGGGTGCGCACGCCGACGTCCTGCCGCACGACCGGACGGCGCTCGCGGGCGTCGCGCGCGTGCTCGGTCACCCCCCGGGGTCGGGCGCGATGCTGGAGGAGACGTACCTGCGCACGGCGCGGCGCGCGCGGGCCGTCGTCGAGCGCGTCTTCTACGGCTGA